A stretch of the Impatiens glandulifera unplaced genomic scaffold, dImpGla2.1, whole genome shotgun sequence genome encodes the following:
- the LOC124917809 gene encoding 30S ribosomal protein S7, chloroplastic, whose product MSRRGTAEEKIAKSDPIYRNRLVNMLVNRILKHGKKSLAYQIIYRAMKKIQQKTETNPLSVLRQAIRGVTPDIAVKARRVGGSTHQVPIEIGSTQGKALAIRWLLAASRKRPGRNMAFKLSSELVDAAKGSGDAIRKKEETHRMAEANRAFAHFR is encoded by the coding sequence ATGTCACGTCGAGGTACTGCAGAAGAAAAAATTGCAAAATCGGATCCAATTTATCGTAATCGATTAGTTAACATGTTGGTTAACCGTATTCTGAAACACGGAAAAAAATCATTGGCTTATCAAATTATCTATCGAGCCATGAAAAAGATTCAACAAAAGACAGAAACAAATCCACTATCTGTTTTACGTCAAGCAATACGTGGAGTAACTCCCGATATAGCAGTAAAAGCAAGACGTGTAGGTGGATCGACTCATCAAGTTCCCATTGAAATAGGATCCACACAAGGAAAAGCGCTTGCCATTCGTTGGTTATTAGCGGCATCCCGAAAACGTCCGGGTCGAAATATGGCTTTCAAATTAAGTTCCGAATTAGTGGATGCTGCCAAAGGGAGTGGCGATGCCATACGCAAAAAGGAAGAGACTCATAGAATGGCAGAGGCAAATAGAGCTTTTGCACATTTTCGTTAA